AACTTATGCTTCCCGTAAAAATGAGTTGTACTACGCAAGTGGATTAATTGCTACTTCTGCCACAAAAGATTCTATCGCTGATTCTTTCTTCAGAAAAGCATTGAAGGAAAAACAGTCTGATCCGCAGATTCGTGGACTAACTTATTCCGAATTGGCTAAAAAATATTTTGCAAAAGACGACTATTTGACTGCCGGTGTTTACTACGATAGTGCATTAGCTGTGATGACTTATAAGCCTGAAAAAGACAGATTGACAGATCTAACAGCCAATATCAAGAAGCTTTCTAAGAATTATTACGTTGTTAAAAAGAATGACAGTATTCTGAATCTTTCCAAAATGAGTCTTGATGAAAAAAGAGAATATTTCACAAAGTATATTGAGAAAATCAAACAGAAAGAAGCAGTAGAAGAACTGGAAAAGAAGCGTGCTGAACGCAGCAAAGGTTTTGATAATTCGGATTATAATGCTAATTCTATTTTCGCTAATAACTCTACGGATGCTGGTAGCTTCCAAAATTTTGGAATTAATACCGGAGGCTCAACTTTCTATTTTGCTAATGCCAACAATATCCCAAGAGGAGAAACATCCTTTAAACAAACTTGGGGTAACAGAACTTTGATGGACAACTGGCGTTATTCGGCAAAAACGACAACGATTGAAGAAATGAAGAATGAAGCTTTAGGTATTGCTAATGCGCCGGATCCGAGACGTTTGGAGCCAGAATTTTATATTGAGAAAATCCCAACTTCTCCGGAAGAATTGGGAAGATTAAAAAAAGACAGAGATACTGCAAGTCTTGGGATGGGAAGGATGTATGAGTCGTTTTTTGGAAATACCAAACTGGCAACTAAAACTTTGTATGACCTTGTAGATAATAAACCAGATGAGGAAACCGATTTGATGGCGTTGTACAATATCTTCATCTTCAATTATGAGAAAAATCCGGCTGATGCAGAAAAAGCAAAGCAGTTGATTTTAGAAAAATATCCTTACACTTCTTACGCTGAGTTTGTGAAAAATCCGAAAAACAAGGATTTCAACAAGTCATCAGAAGATGTGGAAAAACTCTATGCGGATGCTTATACGCTTTATCTGACAGAAAAATATGCTGAGTCCAATACAATGATTGATAAAGCTATTGCGGACAATCCAAAGGATGCGCTGGTTCCTAAGTTTTACTTGTTGCAAGCCTACAATGCTGGAAAAACTGCTGGAAAAGAAATAATGATATTACAGTTGGAACAAATTGTTCTCAATTATGGTAAAACACCGGAAGGTAAGAAAGCAAAAGATCTTTTGAAATATCTGAAAAGTGATGTTAAGCTAGAACTTACAGATGAAAGCGGAAATGCAATATCTCAAAAACCGCAACCAACAAATACCGCGTCTGAAGAAGCAAAACAAAGATTGAAACAACAATTGGATGCTAGTGAAGGTAGTGTAGCTTCACCCGCCACTCCTTCGATCAGCAGACCAGGAACTCCTGGAGGTAATGAAACAAATACTCAGCCTCAGCAAGTTGAATTCAAAACAACCAAAGCAGAGCAAGTTAAGAAAAACAAATAAAAAAGAGAGCAATTCAAATTGCTCTCTTTTTATTTTATGCTTTGTCCAATTGAACTGTGAAGTGTCTCAAAATCTCTGGTTCTCGTTTGATTTTGTAACCTTTTGTGATGTCGTTTCTTCTTTCAAAAACATTGATTACTGCTGCAGCAACATAATCCATATGATTATTCGTGTAAGTTCGTCTTGGGATTGCCAACCTCAGCAACTCCAGTTTTGGATAGCGGTTTTCTCTTGTTTCCGGATCTCTGTCAGCCAGTAAAGTCCCGATTTCTACGCCACGAATTCCAGCTTCTTTATAAAGCTCTATTGCCAATGTTTGAGCAGGGAATTCTTCTCTTTTGATATTTGGTAAGAAATTCAGTGCATCTATGAAAACAGCGTGTCCACCGATTGGTTTCTGAACAGGAATTCCGGCTTCCATCAATTTGTTTCCTAGATATTCTACTTGAGAGATTCGGCTTTCCAGATAAGGAAACTCTGTCGCCTCATCTAGTCCTGACGCTAAAGCTGACATATCTCTGCCAGCCATCCCACCGTAAGTAATGAAACCTTCGTAGATGATTGTGAAATTAGAAGCTTGTTCAAAAATTTCTCTGTTCTTCAAAGCGATGAATCCGCCAATGTTTACCAAGCCATCTTTCTTGGAGCTCATCGTCATCCCGTCACCGTAAGAGAATAGTTCTTTGCAGATTTCTTTAATGGTTTTGTTTTCCTGACCTTTTTCTCTTTTCTTTATGAAGTAAGCATTCTCAGCAAACCTCGCCGAATCAAACAAAACAGGAATTCCGTATCGGTCAGACAGTTCTTTTACCGCTTTGATGTTTTTTAAAGAAACTGGCTGTCCGCCAGAAGAATTGCAAGTAATCGTAATCAGACAAAACGGAATCTGTTCTTTCGGATGAGCTTTGTAAACCGCTTCCAGTTTTTCTAAATCCAGATTTCCTTTAAAGGGATGAAGGTCATTGATGTCAAAAGCTTCATCAATTGTACAATCTACGGCGTGCGCTTTTCTGATTTCTATGTGACCTTTCGTTGTATCAAAATGAGAATTTCCTGGAACAATGTCGCCTTCTTTTACCATTACTGAGAATAATACATTCTCAGCTGCACGACCTTGGTGTGTTGGCAATAAATAAGGAAAACCTGTGATTTTTTCAACCGTTTGTTGCAACGCTTCGAATGATCGGGAACCAGCATAGCTTTCGTCGCCAATCATCAATGCGCCCCATTGTTTATCGCTCATTGCGCCCGTCCCGCTGTCTGTCAGCAAATCGATGAAGACATGGGAACTTCTGAGGTTGAATAGGTTATAGTTGGCGTTTTTCAGCCATTCTTCGCGTTGTTCTTGAGTAGATTGATATATTTCTTCGACCATTTTGATTCTAAATGGTTCTGCGTATGGTAATTTCATAATAATGAATAGTTAAGAATGAATAATTAATTTTTAAAAGTTGAAATTAATTGACAAAATTTATTAAAAGTACAAACCCGCAGCCCGACTTGAGCGGAAATCCTTTTTGTTTTTTTGCTAAAAAATAAAAAGATTGGGAGCGGAAGGCGGAAAAAGCTGCCCTAATAAAAAATGAAATTAATTTCGGAAAGGATTGATAATGAACAGAAACATTCATTATTAATTATTAATTAAAAACTACTCCGGCGCTTTGAAAACGTTGTCGTCTGAATGGAAGCCGGCAACACCTCCACTAACTGCAAATTTCATGGCTTCAGCGGCGCTCATTCCGGATACTTCTTTGACGTTATTGAATTTGGTGATGATGACCCAGCCGGAAACCGCGTAGGAATGGGGCAGATAAACGGCGATCATTTGGTCAAGATTAACAACGGACATATCAGCTTGTGTCAAAAATCCAATTCTCCAGATTTCAGGATTCTCATTCGTTTTGACCCAAACCGGAACATTGAATTTTTTCTTATCTCCAACGAAAGATCCAAGAACATCTTTTAGCGAAGTGTAGAGAAATTTGATTCCTGGGATATGTTCCAAAACATAGTCCACACCGTCAACAATGAGCCTTCCAATAATAAATTTGTTACCAAAAAACCCAATGAATGTGGTTCCGAAAATTACGATGAAAAATATAAGTCCTGGGAATTTTCCCGAAACTGAAGGCACCAAATTATCAATACTACTCACGACGCTCCAGATGACCCAAACCGTGATGGCAAGAGGCCCAATAATAATCAATCCCTGAATAAAGGATCGTATAAAGAGTCGAAGATAATCGTTGAGATTTCTGTCCATTTTAGATTTTAGCCGTGGATGGTTTCTTTGTTACCGTAGGATTTCATAATGCTAGCCTCGTATTCCAGCCATTCTTCCCAACGTTTGTTCACAGTTTCCGGGTCGCCCAATTGTCTTGCAAACCCGATAAAGGCTGTATAATGATTGGCTTCTGAAACCATCAGGTCGTGGTA
The genomic region above belongs to Epilithonimonas zeae and contains:
- a CDS encoding DUF502 domain-containing protein encodes the protein MDRNLNDYLRLFIRSFIQGLIIIGPLAITVWVIWSVVSSIDNLVPSVSGKFPGLIFFIVIFGTTFIGFFGNKFIIGRLIVDGVDYVLEHIPGIKFLYTSLKDVLGSFVGDKKKFNVPVWVKTNENPEIWRIGFLTQADMSVVNLDQMIAVYLPHSYAVSGWVIITKFNNVKEVSGMSAAEAMKFAVSGGVAGFHSDDNVFKAPE
- the porW gene encoding type IX secretion system periplasmic lipoprotein PorW/SprE — its product is MRKYLLIILAVVSVIACNPRHKKKKTKSGPINRFMTFHNTLFNSRESFLAEMESRDKAHVDNFYDPYISVYTTEDNLTDVQNGTVATDNSDSGPMPLRGATRNTSPDGNERMGGANPNKKGATTLQITEAKALKTITKYSVLVNSVEKNKKIFDAYILLAKARMYQGKYLESLDALGYIFNTMSKDKRLPLARIYQAVNYSKLKEYYRADEVFRDLEEDPKIKLTKEHKRILKVYQADNFLKWGKKELAAEVLEEAFTYNKNRKIKSRIAYLRGQILSNLNRKDEARESFAAAYKYANSYEFEVKSQIEIAKTFDGKADSYDEAMAYLAKIAKKGTYASRKNELYYASGLIATSATKDSIADSFFRKALKEKQSDPQIRGLTYSELAKKYFAKDDYLTAGVYYDSALAVMTYKPEKDRLTDLTANIKKLSKNYYVVKKNDSILNLSKMSLDEKREYFTKYIEKIKQKEAVEELEKKRAERSKGFDNSDYNANSIFANNSTDAGSFQNFGINTGGSTFYFANANNIPRGETSFKQTWGNRTLMDNWRYSAKTTTIEEMKNEALGIANAPDPRRLEPEFYIEKIPTSPEELGRLKKDRDTASLGMGRMYESFFGNTKLATKTLYDLVDNKPDEETDLMALYNIFIFNYEKNPADAEKAKQLILEKYPYTSYAEFVKNPKNKDFNKSSEDVEKLYADAYTLYLTEKYAESNTMIDKAIADNPKDALVPKFYLLQAYNAGKTAGKEIMILQLEQIVLNYGKTPEGKKAKDLLKYLKSDVKLELTDESGNAISQKPQPTNTASEEAKQRLKQQLDASEGSVASPATPSISRPGTPGGNETNTQPQQVEFKTTKAEQVKKNK
- a CDS encoding tryptophanase, with the translated sequence MKLPYAEPFRIKMVEEIYQSTQEQREEWLKNANYNLFNLRSSHVFIDLLTDSGTGAMSDKQWGALMIGDESYAGSRSFEALQQTVEKITGFPYLLPTHQGRAAENVLFSVMVKEGDIVPGNSHFDTTKGHIEIRKAHAVDCTIDEAFDINDLHPFKGNLDLEKLEAVYKAHPKEQIPFCLITITCNSSGGQPVSLKNIKAVKELSDRYGIPVLFDSARFAENAYFIKKREKGQENKTIKEICKELFSYGDGMTMSSKKDGLVNIGGFIALKNREIFEQASNFTIIYEGFITYGGMAGRDMSALASGLDEATEFPYLESRISQVEYLGNKLMEAGIPVQKPIGGHAVFIDALNFLPNIKREEFPAQTLAIELYKEAGIRGVEIGTLLADRDPETRENRYPKLELLRLAIPRRTYTNNHMDYVAAAVINVFERRNDITKGYKIKREPEILRHFTVQLDKA